The Primulina tabacum isolate GXHZ01 chromosome 1, ASM2559414v2, whole genome shotgun sequence genome contains the following window.
aaaatatactAGTTTTGAAAATCTATGAAACATTATATTACATATAATAACTACATTAAATTTATAGAAATGTTTTACATGAAAAAAAGAGTAGATATATCTGATTTTATTTTGTGAAGAAATAGGCTTGGGgatacaaaaaaacaaaaactgcGGTTATTTTTTCAAATTCACGCTAAAAGTCCAACAGCAACTAAACTAGAATCAGAAGTATTGTTTGCCGAATTGGCCTCATCGTGGATGGAACAGCCATGTTCTGATGTGTAATGAGAACGTGAAGTGAGATTGGACTTGGCGTGGAATGTGAGAATGGCTCTGAATACAAGAATGGAAAATGTGCAGAACGGTTATATATTTGATATAACTACATCTACATTGAAACGATTGCGACATGTTCCATAATGTTGCAAATTGCAATATGCGTGAAACAATTGGCCACTAATATCTACCGAGATCACAAAGTACTCAACGATTTGAAATAAAAAGATATGCAGGCGTATGTAATtttatatcatcaaaacacTAAGAAAGATGATAAAAGCACGGGTATCCGAAAGCAGGAGAAGTCCATACCAATCTCGACTCCAAGACCTTGCATTCCAGAGACAAGAACATTAGATGCAAAAAGCCGCCGCATGGCATCTCGTCCATAGACTGCTAATTGCCTGCTATGGAGAACCTCGTCGATATCTCCATGAGTTCCATCACCAAAAGCCATCTCCGTAATTCTATGACCGCAGCAGCTATCACCGTCCTCTCCACTAAGGCAACAAATTCCGCGGCCTTTCGTATTCGAAAAGTTCGGATTATCAGAAGAGCTACCGAATCGATGTTTATAAATAACCCTTCCAGAAGCTCTTCCTTCAATTTCGTTGCCTTCCCCTGGTTTTTTCCCAGGAAGCTTAAAATGTAACAAGCTGCTTAAAAATCGCCAGATTCCCATTAAAAAACTGACAATCACGACAGAGTACGTGAGAAAATCGTAAAATTCAGGATCAAAACGACTAGTCAAATCTACAGAAAGCTTATAACAAACAAAAGTCTGTGCGTAAACTATGAGTCTTATGCCAAGTGATTTCATCTCATTTTCAGCAATCAAGAATTATTCGAAAGATAAGAGATGAAGTATAGAATGACTTTACCGATTACAATGGCGGAGAGGAATATGAGATGGAGTGGGAAGACGAGAAATGCTACGTGAGCAGCTGGTTTCTTCGAGAAGTCGTTTGCTATAAACGTTTTGATTCGGTCGTTGCTTCTAAAAATGACCACGTAcaaattcaaattatatatttaaccAATATTTTCAATGTCGTACGATTTATAAGTTTTGTCTAACACGATTTCACACATCCTATGACGTCGAGcgatttataaattttgtctcGTTCATAAATTTTGTCTAATGTGATTTCAGACATCCTATAACGTCGTCGATATCTCCATGTttttaacaatatttttttctttatttaaaattattttttccaggTAAAAAGTAACTTGGCAGTTGCTACATAAGTTAATAAGTACCATGCATGTTTTTTATGTCTGGGTTGCTTTATATCAATGTATCCATAAATTTCTTTTATCTTTACTTTATCAaaactaataatttaattttaagatatattaaaacaagacctccgcaaaaaaaaaaaattcaatagcTATATCTATAAAATGTATTAGTAGTTTTAAAATCTCGTCCACAAACTATTTTCTTTTCTACaagtaaaaaaataatgaaataatatcttacatgtaaaattaaataaaaatatattttattccaCCGAAGTTCTACTTCGTAAACAAATTTATTATACCAAAATGAACTTTAAGTTAAAACTGTATGTATTATACCAAGTATCGCTCTAACATAGATACAAAATAACTTATAAAAGAGAAGATCCGATAGGTTTCAGTTCAAACATTAGAATCAAAATTGCAATAAGAATTGTGCTAAATTGGTTAAATTACTTTAAAATGCAATCATCCAGCTGATATCATTTGAAACAATACGCAAATGTCAGATATAATAACACGAAAGATTGGCAACCATGATAGATATATTTctcaaaacaacaaaaaatcCAAAACAAGAACTGAAACTGGCGATAATACCACTGTCTCAAGGTAGTCTATTGCTCGAAAATGAAACAAAAGCAAAACTTACCCAATCTACGTCATTCCTTGATATGAAGGACCACATCAAGCAGTAGCGGCTGACTGGGCAGCAATCCTTTTTCGTGCCTCTTCGATGATGGATAATTTTATACCTTTCCCCTTGGGTAGAGATACCCAAGGCTTTGTACCTTTACCGATTGTGTAAACATTTCCCAACCGAGTGGCGAACTCATGACCCAGTGCATCCTGAACGTGGATGGTCTCAAAGCTACCCTTATGTTTTTCTCTGTTCTTGATCACTCCAACACGCCCCCTGTTTCTTCCACCAGTCACCATCACAACATTCCCAACATCGAATTTGATGAAGTCGGCAATCTTGTTGGTCTCCAAATCCAATTTGATTGTGTCGTTGGCTTTGATGAGGGGATCAGGGTATCGAATGGTTCTCCCATCATAGGTGTTGAGGTATGGGAtacccttctttccaaattGTACTGACCGCACCTTGCAAAGTTTAAACTGCAAGAAGACTAACCATGTGAGCCCTTAAGAAAATATCTCACAATAATACAATTCACGCAAGAAGCCAAACCAGATTACTAAAAACAAATAGTTGGCTCTCTTAGAGTATGCAGCTTCATGATGAAGCGAACTAAATGAATTGTCTAATAAGAGAATCCAGAACATTTCGAATTGTGCTGCCCAAAAAAAAATCGACCAAAAATCATAGAAATAGTAGTGATTCTACTCACAACTGCACCGCCTAATAGATATGTCTgaagtcaaactaaatatataGTGCAACCAACCTTTGCTTCTTCATCCCTGATTGAATGGAGACGGAATCTGCCTTTGGTGTCATAGAGCAGACGGAAGTTCTCATTTGTCTTAGGAATTGAGACAACATCTGTAATTAGTAGCAAATGAAAAGATTAACATAATCATGACGATGAAGTAATGTTTCTAGCTTGaatgttaaataaaataattttaacttggAAGTCATTTAGGGTGTGGGCATACCCATGAAGCCAGATGGGTAAGTTTTATCAGTCCTAACCTTCCCATCAACCAAAACATGGCGTTGCATCAAAATAGAAATCACCTCACGATAAGTCAGAGCATACTTCAACCTGTTACGCAATATAAGGATCAAAGGCAAGCATTCCCTTGATTTATGAGGACCAGAAGATGGCTTGGGTGCCTAATACAGAGAATATGATAGGAGGTGAGTAAACCAGGTAGTGACATAGCTCTGCCAAAGCCTATAGTGCTTTACTTACGAATGCTCCACCAAGCTTGTCAAGCATCCAATGCTTGGGGGCATTAAGCCTCTTCAAATGTTTCTTCAATCCCCTGGCCTGCAATCACAATAATTATTCAAGACCAGAATTATATCTCAATATTTATTCTTTCAGAGGGTAAAAGCGATTAAACCAAATCTGTATGATACGTGGATAACCATGACGAAAGACAAATTTGTACATATTATTCCCGGTATCATCAATAGGGGCAGGACAGTCCCAGAATTATATCTCAATATGTATTCTTTCAGAGGGTAAAAGCGATTAATGAGTTTTCAATCCGAAAACTTTTCAAAAATGCATGCATACTTGAAACTACGGTTATGATTCATAGTGACAGAAAATGTGATTTCATAGATCGCATTGGAAACTATAATGTAcatttgattttagtttttaAAATAGATGTATGTCATGAAATTTAAAAGTTTGCTGGTTTAGTGAGGTAATATCACATACATTCaactattttaatttaattttaatggtATATAAGGgatgttagtattttaaaaatattttttcaggaGATTGTGTAGGTTTGTTTCTGTTTTGGGAGAACGTAAACAATTTTTAACAAACTTTATCAAACACTGCCCAAGTTCTCACATATTTTGTCGATGTTAGAGCTAAAAAACAGAAATATTAATTTTGCTTCGAAAATTTAATCAAGTTCAACTTATTCATCGTATCGAAACCAATCTTAAAACAGCTTCTactttaccaaaaaaaaaaggatAACGCATATACAGTACTTTTTTTGCCAAATAATTCTCTGTCCAAACTCAACCATTTTTTCGACCAAATCTGTAACTATAATGAGGGCAAACAAAGACTAGGTAAGCAAGTAAAAACACAAATTAAGGCCCATTTCGTCATATAGAAAATGCGATATACATCTGggcaaaagaaaaacaaagtctTCCAGTACGTAGACACAGCagaacaatcaaatcagatgtAGGCAACATCAATGCAATCCGTTTCTATCTAGAAtaaaatcaaatgaaaaattGATGGTAAAATTCCATCGAGGGATTGCAGAAGCTGAGAGAAAGTGGAAGAGTAACTAACCATGTTGTTTATTAAGGACTCGAAAAAAGAACAGCAGCCTCCGACTACGGTGGTGCTGTATTCTCCGCCGTCTTGCTTCTGCAATGAAACTGCAGAGTCGAGCGCTAAAAACCAAATGCAGACTTAGAAACCCTAGCAACAAATATGGGATTATATGGTGCACATTATCGGCCCACTATACTGATGATAAATAGTTAACTGTCGTTTGGGCCTTAAACGGAGGCCCAAATATCGAAACCCGTTTGAATAGTTACTTTCTGGGATAATTATCATCAACGAGCCCCTTATTTTATGTCACTATACCGATTTCATCCTCCGTTTTCCAATTGACCTGATTTGGTCCTCTATTTTAAGTATGTAAGTTGAAAATATTGTCTAATTTTTACAATAATTCGAtcatagaaaaaaaatttgattcatTCCGATTAAACTTCCTTCCTATTCGTCTGGAAATTTTTATTAGATATAAAGAAATGATTCACTTTCAGAGCTAAAAATCATAGTTCTCGAACAACAATCGAAATGATTTCTTTATATGTATGTAAAAGAGCTAAGTTACTTATATATGTTGTTTTCTTCTTAAAATTAACAAATTAGTGTTTATCATCGATCTATTGTCTATTTATGTGTTTTATATTAATGtaaaaaatctatttttcttcaaattaacAAACTGatctttaataaataaattagtttCTAATATAACTAGCATcgatttattgtttatttatattttttaagtcaCATCTTAATtagtaaaaaaattcaaataatttttttatcattccggaaatatttaaatatttactttaattaatttaataaatagttaaaacaaccaactattataTTTTTCCAGTTGTAACATGAGGCATATATAATGCAAAATAACGCTAAACTCCAAACAAGCtttccaataatttttttttaacaaatgaCATATTTGGTTTGATAAAGCATAAGCTgagcaatttattttaaatttgctTAGCATGATTATGCATGGAAATCAGCATCAATACAAGTAAATTGATATTATGTTAGTAGTACTTGGGCTTGGACAAAAGAATttaaagttattaaattaaaactaattaattttaaatatgtttgatTGTTTAATTGAATTTATGTTACGATGAATtactaattaattttaaatatgtttgatTGTTTAATTGAATTTATGTTacgatgaattttaaattcacTCGTATAAAATGCAATAATAGCTAcgatatatttgaaatatactcatgtttttcaaatatatcattcaaattcatccacaaatcaaatttttattttttttttcaaatcaaataACCTTATATAAGCACAacctaaaatattttgaaagcaAATTAAAGACCTTATTTTTTTTAGGAGGCGCTTTAAAATTTATGTCCAACAAATAAAAGATAATATGAATAGCAACTCAATTGCTAAGAAATAGCATTACATGTTGTGTTTTGCAATCAAAGTTACTTCATCAATCATTTTTAAAGCATGAAAATAGCTCTGACTGAATTGAACTATAAAAATAGTACTACGAAACATTATTTAGAGAAGATCGCATACATATGAGGCACCAGCCAGCTAGTTATACGCATAGCAACATTTTCTCAAGCTGCCGCTGCATCAGCTACAAGCATCTTATCAAAGTGCCAAACACCTGGAAATGACATCCACGAGTAAGATTTAAGAAAATGTAAATAACAACTAAAGGAAAATAAACAGCAAGGAACGAAAAGGTACCATGGCCTCTGCCAACCCTCCTCAGCTGAGCCACATATTCGGATATCTTCTTGATTGACTCGACCTGATCAGCGACACAATTAGTATTCAAGTTGAAAAGGGCATTCGGTAGTTTGAAAATGTCTATCGGTTTTATTAGTGTCACTACAATAACTGCAAAAAACGTGAGAGAATAAAGATACTTCACCTGTTCTACCAGAAATTCACTCTCCAGGAAATCAGCCAGTTGAATATCATTGTTCTCTTCGGCAACCTATCAATTACGCAAAAGTGATGGTGATCCGTTAATGCAAAGAATAGAAAGGAAACTTTGTGCTAATGTGGAAGTAAATGCAGCAATCTAACCTTGTGCAGATTCAGAAGTTTTTCATTGGTTAACTTTTCCAGGGACAAGGCCAACTCCATAGCTGGATTTGAATTGTAAAACAAATCAGCAAtatgaaagaaaaaaaagggTTCACGTTGTCATAAACCAGACCGAACATTCAACTGCATTTCACATCCAAAAAAAATGTTTGTACTGTAAAGTTGCATAAGCATCATAGTATCTGGACCAGAAACCTTTTAACCATAGGAATGTAAGCAAACCATTTATCTAACTCTATACCCTGTTTTCTATTGATATAGCCTGGAAGCTGACAGACAACACGACCAATATGTAAAATGTATAAATACTAGAATCCAATGGGACATATGGCAAAGGAAGAAAAAACAATCGTTTGGCAGGCAGAGCTAATCAAAGCCCTTGACGTGATGTAGTTAAGTTATTAATGGAACAACATTCAAGAGTAAAAAAGTTCTACTGAGAAGATAGCACACGATCTCCAGACTCCACTGAACAACAATTTAGGCAGGACACTGGACATGACTGGAATCTTTTCTCCATTCGAGATTTTAAAGAAGCTCAATCATCAATTgataaaaacataaatatttagGCAGGACATGACCAGAATAATTCTCCATTCGAGATTAAAGAGAAgctcaatcataaaaatcataaatacaTCAATAAGAATTTCTGGATCAATTGgaataacaacaacaataataatcaTGCAACTTTTAGGTAGACAACCTACCACATAATGCATCTCCTTTCTCAAGATGATCATAGTTAGATATGGGCATCATCATAGACTGCAACTTGACTTGTCCACCTCTCTTGTTCTGCACATCATAAGAACAAATTGAGATCATAAAACAGACGGAGCTACCCTTAGCCTAGTGTGGGCAGCTACACTGATGATGGCGGAGCCAGAAATTTGATATATCTTGatctaaaattttcttaataaaatataaaataatacaatCAATTAAGTTAATAACAATTAGATTTTCTGAGgtaaaatcttaattttttgGTTATGCTCTTTTTTCCACCCGGGTTACCAAGGCTAAATACAAAAGTTTTCATATTTATGGGCGTTGTCTTTCCTTCTATGTTTGAGCTAAATAGGCTAAAATCTCaacgtaaaaaaaattaaaatagaaaAACCCACCCAGTCCACAGTCCAGGTGGACATGCATATGGCTCCACCCTTGCAAACTGAGCCGAAAAAacctataatatatatatatatatatatatatatatatatatatatatatattataatgtcTCTATTAAATTTaatcaattttataaaaatagtaATTTACCTTGGTAATTGTTAAGTTATTGTGCACTTCTTAAAATTCTAAACTTTAACGTCTTACGCCATATGTTATAttgtttaatttttcttttggaATAAAATTTGTTATACATTACTACACAATCACAAGAAATtgctttaaataaataatcaaattgctaataatatattttatattaattctaCTTGTTGTGACTGCGACCGTGGAGAGAGTCCTTAAATCAAATGGGTGATGGATGAAGGGTCGCACATTCTCTATGTAAAGAAAGAAATATTTATAGCAATTGATAATGAAACTATTGTGCAAAGATTTCAATATACGAAGACtcgaaaatattaattataagaTAGTTATTTTGTCGTGCTCGAtgattaattgatcaaaatatttatatatatatatattatttgttaattATCATATATAGTTTCCTATACTAAATCAAGATGCTAGCTGCGCTCGTCTGATCATAGTATTAAAAAGCAAACGATAGCACAATGTAGCACAAATAACCTGATATTCCATGAATTTTTCCGCATGCTCCCTTTCCTCTATGCTAGATTCCTTGAAAAAACTGCAATGACAAAGATTTATAACTCATGTAAAAGTAAAGTAATATAGTCTCCTTGCATTGTTGTTAGCCCAATCCCAatttagtttattttaaatgaaagaTTATCCCAGATATGAAAATATCAATGTTATGTAATCCATTgaaatttagatttattaaaagTTCAATTTTATGAAGTTTCTGCACATGGATCGGTACCTTACCATATTCCCTCGTACGATTCAGGAATAGTCGGGTCGTTTAGCTCATTTTAGCCTAGCTACTCAGGCTATAATTTATACACTCTGAAATCTTTTAAATTGAATCATCCAaattaatatcaaatttatgcaattaataatattttttaaaaaaaatgggtcAGCCCGGGTGGCCATATATGGCTGAGCCACTGCCCACGAGGCTTAGCTTTAGCCAAACCACGGCTCGATTTGGAAATGCCCGTTTTTTAGAATCATATCAACATATGATGATgtgaaataatataaaaatttgaCGATGCATTCCACACCTTTACGAAAAACACAAATGTCATATACGTATAGCATCGAGAAAATTACTTGGCGATCCCCTTTAGAGCAACATTATCTCTGTCGAAGTAGGCATACATTGCATGATACACGTACGAAACGTTATATTCAACGCTGCAAATTCAAgagaaaacaaaattaattaggTCAAGAATTTAAGATATATATCGATCTGCAGCAAGGGAACAGATAAAAAAGCAGGTCTAAATATCTATGGTGTAAGTTAAGTAACACCGATCAACATTTATCATTTCCATCACCGATCCCCCAATGCAGGATTAGTAACTGCTACATTGAATAAAACAAATTCCTCGGAAATTAGAATAGTAGAATAAACTCAAAATGAATAATACGATCGAGTAATAATAAAATGGTGAGCAAACTTGATCTGTTCATTAATGGCGGCCTCGCAGAAGTCAGAGTACTTGTGGCGAGCAAGAGAGGCTTGAGAAAGAGCAGGGACGAGAAGGAGCTCCTTCTTCACTTCTTCGAACGGTTGAAAAACGACATCGAGAATGGGGCAATTAATGGCCTCTTTCGCCGCATTCATCACCAGACCTCCCACGCTGCGGCGGCGCAAATGTGGTGCGACAACTCCATCGGATCGCGACGTCGCGGAGGGAGAAGAGACGGAGTGAAACACGGAATCTGAGACCAAACGACGATCTAAAGAGAAGGAGATCGAGGATTGGATTGCAAGCAGCATGACTGAAGCGTGAAattcttttgattttgaaaatggGAGGAACTGCAAATGGCGAATTTGCGGGGTGAGATGTTCTTATATATTGGTAGGGTCGGGTGATGCCCGGATCCCTAAAGAGACACGTGTCAGCCTGGCCAACAAATTTACCTAAAGTGGGGCCCGGTGACTTTTTTGACCGACTGGTCTTCATTTGAAAAGTTCAGCCACACAAATCTTTGGTGTTTAATAGCAATGGAGTTGGTTCAAATCTTAGTTGTCAAAAACTTACTAAAGACGGTATCACTAaacgtattttgtgaaacagattttttatttgtgtcacccatgaaaaagtattttttttttatgttaagattattactttttattgtgaatatcgatatagTTGACCCgcctcacagataaagatttgtgagaccgtctcacaagaaacctactcattttaatttaagtatttaCAAAAAAAGAGGTTCCGAATTATTTCTTTGAAAAAAAGGCTCCCATtaaaatcaacttcactttaaTTTCAAAACATTAAAAAGTTTGCATGTATTTAACAAGTTACAAGTGTTTAAAATACATTAAGGATGTGTTTAAATTTATGGaattgcatttttttttatagatttcAAATCAACGGATTTTAAATTAGTATGTTAATTAGTGAACAGCTAACATAAGAGATTTCAAATCATTCATTCTAATTTTGAACCAAACTAATACAATGAATTCGAACTATGAAATTAAAGTCAAATTCGCTCAAATTCTTCGATTCAAACGCAattctaaaatttaattaatggttttggaatataaatatatgaagatATTAAAGTCCTATGATGATTTTTTTTCACATCGTTATATAATTAGAGGAGtgctaatttaaaatataaaagtaaaatacacaaaaataaaatattatcattttgGAAAATAAGAGACAatgcaaaaataaacattttttagtagctattattttgaaatttaattaataaattatttgacaataaaaaaaattcatttcattcatattttattttttcgtaACAACCGTTTGAATGTAATAAACTTATAATTCAATTATATTCTTATTCAATTCCAAAATTGATtatctcttattttattttattctaatATACCACTCATGACGTTAAGtgttttgattaaattttctttttcttaaaattaCAATTTCATGTGCTTTTTaactaaaaaaatttgtaaaaacACTTGACACACCCAACCACAAAAATAtcttttccattttttttttcataattcaTAGTATTTGTTTCTTCAACATCTTGAAACTATATATctcattttcaaaataattcttATCCCAGAAAACTAGACAATCAGATTTTTTTTCAACATAttacaaatttaaaaataatatatagtttaaactatttttttttaatctacaCGCAATATGTGTGCGCCGGTTGTtgatattaataatttgatataaaaagtgtgattatatttaaatttgagtACCAAATTGGAGGACATGAGAAAATCAAGTTGGTGGTAGAATATTAGAAATGAGCTGCTGCCGCCGAAAGTGGTGGAGCTGCTGAGAGCAAACACCATTGCAATAGTCAAGCTGTTTGACGCAGACCACTTGCTCTCGACTCACCGTCCGGTTCCAATATTCATGTAACTTTCGGCCGTCCCTGTCGGGGATCACATCCAAATCAAACCAAACAGTATCAGGTTTGACCTTCGCTAGTTTAAGGTTGTTTGAAGCTCGAACTCGATTCGAGCTTCTATTATCATGCTCGAGCTCGATTTGTCTTGAAATAACTAAGCTCGAGAAAAGTATGAACTCGAacttgattcattaatagctctTTTGTCATGTTTATGAAGTCG
Protein-coding sequences here:
- the LOC142519773 gene encoding ferritin-3, chloroplastic-like; translated protein: MLLAIQSSISFSLDRRLVSDSVFHSVSSPSATSRSDGVVAPHLRRRSVGGLVMNAAKEAINCPILDVVFQPFEEVKKELLLVPALSQASLARHKYSDFCEAAINEQINVEYNVSYVYHAMYAYFDRDNVALKGIANFFKESSIEEREHAEKFMEYQNKRGGQVKLQSMMMPISNYDHLEKGDALCAMELALSLEKLTNEKLLNLHKVAEENNDIQLADFLESEFLVEQVESIKKISEYVAQLRRVGRGHGVWHFDKMLVADAAAA
- the LOC142550201 gene encoding small ribosomal subunit protein eS4x gives rise to the protein MARGLKKHLKRLNAPKHWMLDKLGGAFAPKPSSGPHKSRECLPLILILRNRLKYALTYREVISILMQRHVLVDGKVRTDKTYPSGFMDVVSIPKTNENFRLLYDTKGRFRLHSIRDEEAKFKLCKVRSVQFGKKGIPYLNTYDGRTIRYPDPLIKANDTIKLDLETNKIADFIKFDVGNVVMVTGGRNRGRVGVIKNREKHKGSFETIHVQDALGHEFATRLGNVYTIGKGTKPWVSLPKGKGIKLSIIEEARKRIAAQSAATA